A region from the Algoriphagus machipongonensis genome encodes:
- a CDS encoding M14 family metallopeptidase has translation MKKTLTLILAVSANLAFAQEKSYAPEKVFPEDNPKSKFYTVSGERHGPSFFKKYNFPEVEYSAGDVLNFDHYHTVEVMYHWYRVWAEKYPDIVDLYEVGKSFEGRPILQMTITNKETGKDTNKPAAYFEGGRHSGEITSSESILWLTQHILENYGSDPEITELVDTKAIYLRPQNNPDGSNLYLRTEQRNRSTVRPHDNDRDGLIDEDPEEDLDGDGIIYQMRKKAVTPEEKEKANYIVDPDDPSQKLMKRTFPGKGEYLIYTEGYDNDGDGSYNEDGIGGLDLHRNYPENWRPDTGEDLTGRGYTQNGAGEFPMSELESRATVMWMLTHPNISVVNSMDTRVPMHLRAPSTSKAEERMYPEDLAIYKEMDQLGLSYTAYPWAGDVYETYATRYKVNRMTGDPLKPSPLFGHGPDFGYFYYGSIWYGDELWNNGAMKDYNEDGIYDDFDALRWDEEANEGKGFKSWTAFTHPGLGEVEIGGFHPKFFGQNGPTWQLENWAKKQAQFNLAMAMKLPQLTISDLKINKLGNGEFEVQLEWENTGSLPVALEQAKLVKIVREDRVSLSFDKELTEGYEEAKVQILSPELYDKTIYAGYTGVGEKKTATFKIKVNVDEEVSGKIRLSSTRGGYFEKEFTLK, from the coding sequence ATGAAAAAAACTTTAACTCTCATTTTAGCTGTATCTGCTAATCTGGCATTTGCACAGGAAAAAAGCTATGCACCAGAGAAAGTATTTCCAGAAGATAACCCCAAATCAAAATTCTACACCGTTTCAGGCGAGAGGCATGGACCTTCATTTTTTAAGAAATATAACTTCCCTGAAGTAGAATACTCAGCGGGGGATGTTTTGAATTTTGACCACTATCATACTGTGGAAGTAATGTACCACTGGTACCGTGTTTGGGCTGAAAAATATCCGGACATCGTTGATCTATATGAAGTAGGCAAATCCTTTGAAGGTAGACCTATTTTACAAATGACCATTACTAATAAGGAAACGGGAAAGGATACAAACAAACCTGCAGCTTATTTTGAAGGGGGAAGACATTCCGGGGAAATCACTTCCAGTGAATCGATTCTTTGGCTTACACAACATATTTTGGAGAATTATGGATCAGATCCAGAAATCACTGAATTGGTAGATACTAAAGCTATTTACCTAAGGCCACAAAATAATCCAGATGGGTCAAATTTATACCTGAGGACCGAACAAAGAAATCGAAGTACAGTGCGCCCACATGACAATGATCGGGATGGCTTGATCGATGAGGACCCAGAAGAGGATTTGGACGGGGATGGTATTATTTACCAGATGCGGAAGAAAGCTGTAACTCCTGAAGAAAAGGAAAAAGCGAATTATATCGTCGATCCAGATGACCCAAGTCAAAAACTGATGAAGCGAACTTTTCCTGGGAAAGGTGAATACCTGATCTACACCGAAGGATACGATAATGATGGAGACGGATCCTACAATGAAGATGGAATAGGTGGCTTGGATTTGCATAGAAATTACCCAGAAAACTGGAGGCCTGATACAGGTGAAGATTTAACTGGCAGAGGCTATACTCAAAATGGAGCAGGTGAATTTCCTATGAGTGAATTGGAATCTCGTGCTACGGTAATGTGGATGCTGACTCACCCGAATATTTCGGTAGTGAACTCAATGGATACTCGGGTTCCGATGCATTTAAGAGCTCCTTCTACATCCAAAGCAGAAGAAAGAATGTATCCAGAGGATTTGGCGATCTATAAAGAAATGGATCAACTTGGACTTTCTTATACTGCTTATCCTTGGGCAGGGGATGTTTATGAAACCTATGCAACTAGGTATAAAGTCAATCGAATGACGGGAGATCCTTTAAAGCCTTCACCATTATTTGGCCACGGTCCTGATTTCGGGTATTTCTATTATGGTAGTATTTGGTATGGTGACGAGCTTTGGAACAATGGGGCCATGAAAGACTACAATGAAGATGGGATATATGATGATTTCGACGCTTTAAGGTGGGATGAAGAAGCAAATGAGGGGAAAGGTTTCAAATCTTGGACAGCTTTCACGCATCCAGGTTTGGGAGAAGTGGAGATAGGCGGTTTTCACCCTAAATTTTTCGGACAAAACGGACCTACTTGGCAACTTGAAAACTGGGCAAAAAAACAAGCTCAGTTCAATTTGGCTATGGCAATGAAGCTACCCCAACTGACAATTTCTGATTTAAAAATAAACAAGCTTGGAAATGGTGAGTTTGAAGTTCAATTAGAATGGGAAAATACGGGTTCTCTTCCTGTGGCTTTAGAACAAGCCAAACTGGTGAAAATTGTTCGTGAAGACCGTGTTTCATTGAGCTTTGATAAAGAATTAACCGAAGGTTATGAGGAAGCAAAGGTGCAGATTTTGAGTCCAGAATTATATGATAAGACCATTTATGCTGGATACACGGGAGTAGGAGAGAAAAAAACTGCCACATTTAAGATAAAAGTAAATGTTGATGAAGAAGTCAGTGGTAAAATCAGACTTTCCTCCACAAGAGGTGGATATTTCGAAAAAGAGTTTACGTTAAAATAA